A stretch of the Janthinobacterium sp. B9-8 genome encodes the following:
- a CDS encoding PAAR domain-containing protein, translated as MKKVIRIGDQSSHGGVVISGASKTVLFGKVVALLGDKVSCPIPGHGVCPIIEGDSSWLVDGKPVALEGHKTACGAALISSMPEVGKG; from the coding sequence ATGAAAAAAGTGATTCGCATCGGCGATCAGAGCAGCCATGGCGGCGTGGTGATTAGTGGTGCATCCAAAACCGTGCTGTTTGGCAAGGTCGTTGCACTATTAGGGGATAAAGTAAGCTGCCCTATTCCGGGGCACGGTGTATGCCCGATTATTGAGGGCGATTCCAGCTGGCTAGTAGATGGCAAGCCTGTGGCGCTGGAAGGCCATAAAACAGCATGTGGCGCGGCATTGATTTCATCGATGCCAGAAGTGGGAAAAGGCTAG
- a CDS encoding OmpA family protein yields MKNSGIILACSAVLAAAVMTGCAENPPAATDSASATSWAKPPVIVAIGKPYMLQFEKMAAKLTPQQEEQLMALLPQLKDVKSIILRGYCNKKDIGNAKDSALARAVNVEKFLVSQGVPDHKMSLRYNTDDAEHAVELEIGG; encoded by the coding sequence ATGAAAAACTCAGGGATTATTTTGGCTTGCTCCGCTGTACTTGCAGCGGCTGTCATGACAGGGTGTGCAGAGAACCCACCTGCTGCAACTGATTCTGCATCAGCTACATCATGGGCAAAGCCCCCCGTTATTGTGGCGATAGGCAAGCCATATATGCTTCAGTTTGAAAAAATGGCTGCCAAGCTAACGCCACAGCAAGAAGAGCAGCTGATGGCGCTGTTACCTCAGCTTAAAGACGTTAAAAGCATTATTTTGCGCGGGTACTGCAATAAAAAAGACATTGGCAACGCTAAAGATTCTGCCTTGGCTCGTGCCGTTAATGTAGAAAAATTCCTGGTAAGCCAAGGCGTTCCAGATCACAAAATGAGCTTGCGTTACAACACCGATGATGCAGAGCATGCTGTTGAGCTGGAAATCGGCGGTTAA
- the tssA gene encoding type VI secretion system protein TssA yields MTTQEKLATLLAPISPDQPAGEDLGYSTLFDQIREARRADDPSLSQGDWGQQLKSADWGKVIQLCKQALSQQSKDLQLAAWYGEALVKTRGFAGAQLALQVLDGLLENYWETGYPEYDANDLDERVGKLEWFNNQMGIALREVPLTDPLHGGYNWQQWQESREVENMGLKDSQAKEAALAEGKLAGDVFDKSVNASGASWFKQLHTQLEHTQQAYQALDSRIDARFGFAAPNFAELRNALNACLEVVNRLRLQWGEPSTHHAPAHSPELTPMMTSHEAPASHHHAATPHSGQSSSPARQGPLQSRTDAVRQLVEVARYFRQHEPHSPVALLAERAAKWAEMSLEEWLGSVIKDDATLGQLNELLDIKRD; encoded by the coding sequence ATGACGACCCAAGAAAAACTGGCCACATTACTGGCCCCCATTAGCCCGGATCAACCTGCAGGCGAAGATCTAGGCTATTCAACCCTCTTCGATCAAATCCGTGAAGCACGCCGGGCGGATGATCCCAGCCTTTCTCAAGGCGACTGGGGCCAGCAATTAAAAAGTGCCGACTGGGGCAAAGTAATCCAGCTCTGCAAGCAAGCCCTCAGCCAACAAAGTAAAGATTTACAGTTGGCCGCATGGTATGGCGAAGCCTTGGTAAAAACGCGCGGCTTTGCAGGAGCTCAATTGGCTTTGCAGGTACTGGACGGGCTACTTGAGAATTACTGGGAAACTGGCTACCCGGAGTACGATGCCAACGACTTAGACGAGCGAGTGGGCAAGCTGGAATGGTTTAACAATCAGATGGGCATTGCACTGCGCGAAGTACCGCTGACCGATCCGCTGCACGGCGGCTATAACTGGCAACAATGGCAAGAATCCCGCGAAGTAGAAAACATGGGATTAAAAGATAGCCAAGCCAAAGAAGCGGCACTGGCCGAAGGCAAGCTGGCTGGGGACGTCTTTGATAAAAGCGTAAATGCCAGCGGTGCCAGCTGGTTTAAGCAGCTACATACACAGCTGGAACACACCCAGCAGGCCTATCAGGCTCTGGATAGCCGCATTGATGCCCGCTTTGGCTTTGCCGCGCCCAACTTTGCCGAGCTACGAAACGCACTCAACGCTTGCCTCGAAGTCGTCAACCGCCTGCGCCTGCAATGGGGCGAACCAAGCACACACCACGCCCCCGCACATAGCCCAGAGCTAACGCCCATGATGACCAGCCATGAAGCACCAGCCAGCCACCACCATGCCGCCACACCCCACAGCGGCCAATCATCTAGCCCAGCCCGCCAAGGTCCGCTACAAAGCCGCACAGACGCCGTGCGCCAATTGGTAGAAGTAGCCCGCTACTTCCGCCAGCACGAGCCCCACAGCCCCGTAGCTCTCCTTGCCGAACGCGCCGCCAAGTGGGCAGAAATGAGCCTGGAAGAATGGCTAGGCTCGGTGATCAAAGACGACGCAACGCTAGGCCAGCTCAATGAATTACTAGATATTAAGCGCGATTAA
- the tssF gene encoding type VI secretion system baseplate subunit TssF translates to MLDSLLPYYERELSLLRELSGEFARRYPKIAGRLQLEGDQCEDPHTERLIESFAFLASRIHKKLDDEYPEIASSFLDVLYPHYLRPIPSSSIVQFECDPLRPEIAKRYVIERGQPVHAPAIQGVTCKFRTCYPVDLYPLSLSDAKLELSSSSPSLRRIAPDAAAVLTLEFNTHGNLPISGINLQSLRLFLDGEPALMHLVYELLLSGTTRLRVGDGSDDPACTRSLPAAAIAPVGFGRDEGVLEYDERSFLGYRLLTEYFSCPDKFLFVDIQQLGDVALKIQGSKLVIQCLIQRWPDTERHARLLHHLQASHFKLGCTPIVNLFVQAGEPIRVTHQKASYPVVADARKQHAFEVMQLRRVVRVEKTGSQESSEEVLPFYAIRHGVNKDGPKFYWHASREASPRQDDKGTDLELHLVDLDFNAVRPGAEVLSLELLCSNRDLPELIPFGGSQSGQHIDFSLPGHSVVKRVKLLRKPSNSLRPPQKRGLQWRLVSHLSLNYLSLIESGRSALQEMLVLYNQTDSPVNTRQIQGISAISSAPAVTRVLGRDFAGFVRGTEITLTLDEEYYVGGSIYLFASVLERFFALYCSPNSFTRLRVKTKHEELAAWPARAGEALVI, encoded by the coding sequence ATGCTAGATTCATTATTGCCTTATTACGAGCGCGAGCTCAGTTTACTACGCGAATTGTCGGGTGAGTTTGCCCGCCGCTACCCCAAAATTGCCGGTCGCCTGCAATTGGAAGGGGATCAGTGCGAGGATCCGCATACCGAGCGTCTGATCGAATCATTTGCCTTTCTGGCGTCACGTATCCATAAAAAACTCGATGATGAATATCCGGAAATCGCATCCAGTTTTCTGGACGTGCTTTATCCGCATTATTTGCGGCCTATTCCATCGTCTAGCATCGTGCAGTTTGAGTGCGATCCGCTGCGCCCTGAAATCGCCAAGCGCTATGTAATTGAGCGCGGTCAGCCGGTGCATGCGCCCGCTATTCAGGGGGTGACATGTAAATTCAGAACGTGCTATCCGGTTGATCTTTATCCGCTGTCTTTATCAGATGCCAAGCTGGAGCTGAGCAGTAGCTCGCCTAGCTTGCGCCGTATCGCACCCGATGCTGCCGCAGTATTAACGCTGGAATTCAACACCCACGGCAATTTACCGATCAGCGGGATTAATTTGCAGTCGCTGCGTTTATTTCTGGATGGCGAGCCCGCCTTAATGCATCTGGTGTATGAGCTCTTGCTATCAGGCACAACGCGTTTGCGCGTGGGTGACGGAAGCGATGATCCTGCGTGCACCCGATCATTGCCTGCTGCTGCGATTGCGCCGGTGGGTTTTGGCCGGGATGAGGGCGTGCTGGAATACGATGAGCGCTCTTTTCTGGGGTATCGCTTGCTCACTGAGTATTTTAGCTGCCCGGATAAATTTCTATTTGTTGATATCCAGCAGCTGGGCGATGTGGCGCTTAAAATTCAGGGCAGCAAATTGGTTATTCAGTGCCTGATTCAACGCTGGCCAGATACCGAGCGCCATGCGCGCTTGCTGCATCATTTACAAGCCTCGCACTTTAAGCTGGGTTGCACGCCGATTGTTAATCTGTTTGTGCAGGCGGGCGAGCCGATTCGGGTGACTCATCAAAAAGCAAGCTACCCTGTTGTGGCCGATGCGCGCAAGCAACATGCTTTTGAGGTGATGCAGCTCAGGCGTGTAGTGAGGGTGGAAAAAACCGGCAGCCAGGAAAGTAGCGAAGAAGTCTTGCCGTTTTATGCAATCCGGCATGGTGTAAATAAAGATGGGCCAAAGTTTTATTGGCATGCCAGTCGCGAAGCCTCGCCCCGTCAGGATGATAAGGGTACAGATTTAGAGCTGCATCTGGTTGATCTTGATTTTAATGCCGTGCGGCCGGGGGCCGAGGTGTTGAGCTTGGAATTACTTTGCAGCAATCGAGATTTACCCGAGCTCATCCCTTTTGGGGGGAGCCAGTCCGGCCAGCATATCGATTTCAGCTTGCCGGGGCATTCGGTGGTTAAACGTGTGAAGCTATTGCGTAAACCGAGCAACAGCTTACGTCCGCCGCAAAAACGTGGCTTGCAATGGCGTCTGGTTTCGCACCTGTCGCTTAATTATTTGTCTTTGATTGAGTCTGGCCGCTCAGCCTTGCAAGAAATGCTGGTGCTCTATAACCAAACTGATTCGCCGGTGAATACAAGGCAGATTCAGGGGATTAGCGCCATTAGCAGCGCACCCGCCGTTACCCGTGTATTGGGTCGTGATTTTGCGGGCTTTGTACGCGGTACCGAAATCACCCTGACGTTGGATGAGGAGTACTACGTGGGCGGCAGTATTTATCTGTTTGCTAGCGTTTTAGAGCGCTTCTTTGCGCTTTATTGCTCGCCCAATAGTTTTACCCGTTTACGGGTTAAAACCAAGCATGAAGAGCTGGCTGCATGGCCGGCCCGTGCGGGTGAGGCCTTGGTGATTTAA
- the tssG gene encoding type VI secretion system baseplate subunit TssG — protein MASSKLPRHLDEELLANPTGYGFFQAVRLLGLAARKRGDRRGPLPAGLRFRTLANLSFPASEMTRYTAVQTEDGELHELEVAFMGLTGPSGVLPTSYTELLIERRQQFRDPTLHAFLDIFSHRSIALFYGAWKKYRFWLQVEGGEQDGFSRNLLDLGGMGLSALRAQMGQGALHNENLFIYYAGLLSQKPMSSQALVTLIEGFFGFRAELVQFTGQWMNLPEEEQSQLGGASCELGVSAFAGDRVWDRQTKLNLRLGPLRWSQFSALQPNAAAAHSLRDLLKFALGHSLACDVTLILDQRDVPDAELAEEPVVQLGGSCWLGKLDHDPSDMTFCLLH, from the coding sequence ATGGCCAGCTCTAAACTGCCTCGTCATTTAGATGAGGAGCTGTTAGCCAATCCTACAGGCTACGGTTTTTTTCAGGCCGTCAGGCTGTTGGGTCTTGCGGCCAGAAAGCGGGGCGATCGACGTGGCCCTTTGCCTGCCGGTTTGCGATTTCGTACTTTAGCTAATTTGTCTTTCCCTGCCAGTGAAATGACGCGTTATACCGCCGTGCAAACTGAAGATGGCGAGCTGCATGAGCTGGAAGTCGCTTTTATGGGCTTAACGGGGCCGAGCGGTGTTTTGCCCACCAGCTATACCGAGCTACTGATCGAGCGCCGCCAGCAGTTTCGTGACCCTACCCTACATGCTTTTTTAGATATTTTTAGCCATCGCTCGATTGCTTTGTTTTATGGCGCTTGGAAAAAATATCGCTTCTGGCTGCAAGTGGAAGGGGGCGAGCAAGATGGCTTTAGCCGCAACCTGCTTGATTTGGGCGGAATGGGGCTGAGCGCACTACGGGCACAAATGGGGCAGGGCGCGCTGCATAATGAAAACCTGTTTATTTATTATGCAGGGCTATTAAGCCAGAAGCCGATGTCCAGCCAAGCCTTGGTGACGCTGATTGAGGGCTTTTTTGGCTTCAGGGCCGAGCTGGTGCAGTTTACTGGGCAGTGGATGAATTTACCGGAAGAAGAGCAAAGCCAGCTGGGTGGTGCTTCTTGCGAGTTAGGTGTTTCCGCGTTTGCGGGTGATCGGGTGTGGGATAGGCAGACTAAGCTTAATTTGCGCTTGGGGCCGCTACGCTGGTCACAGTTTTCTGCTTTGCAGCCCAATGCGGCCGCTGCACATTCGCTTAGGGATCTGCTTAAGTTTGCGCTGGGGCATAGCCTAGCGTGTGATGTGACTCTGATTCTGGATCAGCGTGATGTCCCCGATGCAGAGCTTGCTGAAGAGCCTGTGGTTCAGCTAGGGGGGAGCTGCTGGCTGGGTAAGCTGGATCATGATCCGAGTGATATGACGTTTTGTTTATTGCACTAG
- a CDS encoding 5'-methylthioadenosine/adenosylhomocysteine nucleosidase yields MKIGIIGAMEPEVAHLIATMENSSKETVAGIDFYSGTLANHQVIVTRSGIGKVAASIATTLLIAKYQPEAIINTGSAGGFVDHLSIGDIVISSEVRHHDVDVTAFGYEIGQMAQQPAAFTPDASLVAAAHRAVASLGQVRAIDGLICTGDSFICDSTRTAAMLKNFPTMAACEMEAAAIAQVCHQHDLPFVIIRSLSDNANNDSPVDFDQYIIKAGYHSALMVIALLNELGNKAHSAPKSRQQTAPALN; encoded by the coding sequence ATGAAAATCGGAATTATCGGAGCGATGGAGCCTGAAGTGGCCCACCTGATTGCCACTATGGAAAACAGCAGCAAGGAAACAGTCGCCGGTATCGATTTTTACAGCGGCACTCTAGCGAACCACCAAGTGATCGTCACCCGCTCTGGCATTGGCAAAGTCGCAGCCAGCATCGCCACCACGCTTTTAATCGCTAAATATCAGCCCGAAGCCATTATCAATACAGGCTCCGCGGGCGGTTTTGTTGATCACTTATCGATTGGCGACATTGTGATTTCATCCGAAGTGCGCCACCACGACGTGGATGTCACCGCTTTTGGTTATGAAATCGGCCAGATGGCCCAGCAACCTGCCGCCTTTACGCCGGATGCGAGCTTGGTAGCCGCCGCACACCGCGCCGTAGCCAGCCTTGGCCAGGTGCGTGCCATCGATGGCTTGATTTGCACTGGTGATAGCTTTATTTGCGACAGCACCCGCACCGCCGCCATGCTCAAAAACTTCCCAACCATGGCAGCCTGCGAAATGGAAGCCGCAGCCATTGCGCAAGTTTGCCATCAGCACGATCTGCCTTTTGTGATTATCAGATCGCTATCAGATAATGCAAACAACGATTCACCGGTCGATTTTGATCAATACATTATCAAGGCGGGCTACCACTCAGCACTCATGGTGATTGCCTTACTGAATGAGCTAGGGAATAAGGCGCATAGCGCGCCGAAATCCAGACAGCAAACAGCGCCCGCCCTGAATTAA
- a CDS encoding glycerophosphodiester phosphodiesterase family protein — protein MAQPFLKIVVVFCASWLVSTAYAAPQLVAHRGGTADAPENTLLALQSALENGADMLWITVQISSDGVPVLYRPADASTLTDGRGPLNSLSAAQLAGLNAGYAFSQSDASGNKIFPYRLQPLRIPTLKEALHVIPKSVPILLDMKQLPAAPLVASVAKVLDEEKAWQRVRIYSTEKDVLTLLADYREAKVFESRDATRQRLSGVALSGSCDAPPAAGAWVGMELERTVTVVEKFTLGEGRSEVKARWWTPAAVSCFKTNPDVKIVVFGVDTPAAYQAAEKLGVDHVMSDSPIKMKAIRLSVKP, from the coding sequence ATGGCTCAGCCCTTTTTAAAAATAGTCGTCGTTTTTTGTGCTTCATGGCTGGTGAGTACCGCTTATGCCGCACCCCAGCTGGTTGCGCATCGGGGCGGTACGGCAGATGCGCCAGAAAACACCCTACTGGCTTTGCAGAGCGCGTTGGAAAACGGCGCGGATATGCTGTGGATTACAGTGCAAATCTCAAGCGATGGCGTGCCTGTGCTCTATCGCCCTGCTGATGCATCCACACTGACTGATGGCCGCGGGCCGTTGAATTCTTTGAGTGCAGCTCAGTTGGCGGGTTTAAATGCGGGCTATGCCTTTAGTCAGAGTGACGCTTCGGGTAATAAAATATTTCCCTATCGCCTACAGCCCCTACGTATTCCTACGCTTAAAGAGGCATTGCACGTTATTCCAAAATCAGTGCCTATCTTGCTGGATATGAAGCAATTGCCCGCTGCGCCCTTGGTGGCTAGCGTGGCAAAAGTACTGGATGAGGAAAAAGCATGGCAGCGAGTGCGTATTTACTCGACGGAGAAAGATGTTTTAACCCTGCTCGCCGATTATCGTGAAGCAAAGGTGTTTGAATCCAGAGATGCAACACGGCAGCGCTTGAGTGGCGTGGCATTAAGCGGCAGCTGCGATGCCCCGCCGGCGGCAGGCGCATGGGTAGGGATGGAATTAGAGCGAACGGTAACGGTAGTAGAGAAATTTACTTTAGGCGAGGGGCGCTCAGAAGTGAAGGCGCGCTGGTGGACGCCTGCAGCGGTGAGCTGCTTTAAAACCAATCCTGATGTAAAAATTGTTGTCTTTGGTGTGGATACACCGGCCGCCTATCAGGCAGCAGAAAAACTAGGTGTCGATCATGTGATGAGCGATTCGCCAATCAAAATGAAGGCAATTCGCCTGAGTGTTAAGCCTTAG
- a CDS encoding alpha/beta hydrolase, with the protein MSTAELLQCVEIETADQPNASVIWLHGLGADGNDFAGIVPDLQLPAQLAVRFVFPHAPNMPISCNNGYVMRAWYDILHFDQISRQADVAGVKASVDMIRTLIARENQRGVPSNRIILAGFSQGGAIAYTAGTLHPEKLAGIVALSTYLPAPELIQAGLSNQDTPIFAAHGSADPVVGLSLGEAAKDKLSELGFTISWQTWPMQHSVCMPEIQAIGQFIRQRLG; encoded by the coding sequence ATGAGCACCGCCGAATTACTGCAATGCGTAGAAATTGAAACCGCCGATCAGCCAAACGCCAGCGTAATCTGGCTGCATGGCCTTGGCGCGGACGGCAATGATTTTGCGGGCATTGTTCCTGATTTGCAGCTACCGGCACAATTAGCAGTGCGTTTTGTCTTCCCGCACGCACCGAATATGCCCATCAGCTGCAACAACGGCTATGTGATGCGGGCTTGGTACGATATTTTGCATTTCGATCAAATTAGCCGTCAGGCCGATGTGGCGGGTGTAAAGGCCTCGGTAGACATGATCCGCACCCTGATTGCGCGTGAAAACCAGCGCGGTGTACCGAGTAATCGCATTATTCTGGCTGGCTTTTCACAAGGCGGCGCGATTGCCTATACGGCAGGTACGCTGCACCCGGAAAAACTAGCCGGGATTGTGGCGCTATCGACTTACCTGCCTGCGCCTGAGTTGATTCAGGCAGGACTAAGCAACCAAGACACCCCCATCTTTGCCGCACACGGCAGCGCCGACCCTGTTGTTGGCCTTTCCCTTGGCGAAGCCGCAAAAGACAAGCTGAGCGAGCTAGGTTTCACCATTAGCTGGCAAACATGGCCGATGCAGCATTCAGTTTGCATGCCGGAAATCCAGGCCATCGGGCAGTTTATTCGCCAGCGCCTAGGGTAA
- the mog gene encoding molybdopterin adenylyltransferase — translation MNTLKIGLVSISDRASSGVYQDLGIPALEEWLGRALSSPHHTISRLIPDEQALIEATLKDLVDTEGCHLILTTGGTGPALRDVTPDATLAIADRVMPGFGEQMRQISLHYVPTAILSRQVGAIRKQCLILNLPGQPKSIKETLEGVKDEDGKVLVNGIFAAVPYCIQLLDGPYIETHAAIVASFRPKSAIKN, via the coding sequence ATGAATACGCTAAAAATTGGCCTTGTTTCTATTTCTGATCGTGCCTCAAGCGGTGTCTATCAAGACTTAGGCATTCCCGCCTTAGAAGAATGGCTGGGACGCGCGCTAAGCAGCCCGCATCACACCATTAGCCGCCTGATCCCCGACGAGCAAGCGCTAATCGAAGCCACACTAAAGGACTTGGTCGATACAGAAGGCTGTCACCTTATTCTGACCACCGGCGGCACTGGCCCTGCGCTGCGTGATGTTACGCCGGATGCCACACTAGCTATTGCAGATCGCGTGATGCCTGGCTTTGGCGAGCAAATGCGCCAGATCAGCCTGCATTATGTACCCACGGCGATTCTTAGCCGTCAGGTCGGCGCAATTCGTAAGCAGTGTTTGATTTTAAATCTGCCCGGCCAGCCTAAATCGATCAAAGAAACGCTGGAAGGCGTAAAAGATGAAGACGGCAAAGTCTTGGTCAACGGCATCTTTGCCGCCGTACCCTACTGCATTCAGCTATTAGACGGCCCATATATCGAAACCCACGCCGCCATCGTTGCGAGTTTCAGACCTAAATCTGCCATTAAGAACTAA
- a CDS encoding HAD-IA family hydrolase, translated as MTWQIECTALLFDMDGTLVDSTPCIEGLWRRWAVRQHLDPDFVMQHVHGRRGIETIALVAPHLDAAAEVAVLLQEEARKLDGTVAIDGAADFLAQLRPDQWAVVTSAPRDIALAKLAYAGLPAPTRLISADDVSQGKPHPEAFLKGAALFGLDPQQCVAFEDALSGVQSAQTAGIPVIALTSSHSAQELSHAEHIITNYHSLTLKVGERIVISGLAQR; from the coding sequence ATGACTTGGCAAATCGAATGCACTGCACTGCTGTTCGATATGGACGGCACCTTAGTTGATTCAACCCCTTGTATCGAAGGGCTATGGCGACGATGGGCTGTTCGCCAACATTTAGATCCAGACTTTGTGATGCAGCATGTGCATGGACGGCGCGGCATAGAAACCATTGCCCTCGTCGCCCCGCACCTTGATGCCGCGGCCGAAGTGGCCGTATTACTACAAGAAGAAGCCCGTAAATTAGACGGCACAGTGGCCATTGATGGTGCGGCGGATTTCCTAGCTCAGCTGCGCCCAGATCAATGGGCCGTTGTCACCTCTGCTCCACGCGACATCGCCTTAGCTAAATTAGCTTATGCGGGCCTGCCTGCGCCAACAAGGCTGATTTCGGCAGACGATGTAAGCCAAGGCAAGCCGCACCCCGAAGCTTTTTTAAAAGGCGCGGCGCTGTTTGGCTTAGACCCACAGCAATGCGTGGCCTTTGAAGATGCGCTCAGCGGCGTGCAATCGGCGCAAACAGCGGGCATTCCCGTGATTGCGCTCACCTCATCGCACTCCGCCCAAGAACTCAGTCATGCTGAGCACATCATTACTAATTACCACTCGCTCACCCTTAAAGTAGGCGAGCGCATTGTGATCTCAGGACTTGCCCAGCGATGA
- the yjgA gene encoding ribosome biogenesis factor YjgA, producing MARPKHDLPDDDIEYVSKTEMKSEMTALQKLGEKLIPLDKKQLATLKLPERLYDAIIAAKKITANGATARQKQFIGKLMRDVDPEPINELLAKLAGLSDKHSAWLHRLERLRESMLTDPKTVENFVTDHPTVEIQQLRQLVRNALKERELQKPAKAFRELFKLIKQYIPEPALPGLEVSAPEEEDEE from the coding sequence ATGGCAAGACCAAAACACGACCTTCCTGACGACGATATCGAGTACGTCAGCAAAACAGAAATGAAGTCAGAAATGACCGCCCTGCAAAAACTTGGCGAAAAACTGATCCCGCTCGATAAAAAGCAACTGGCCACGCTCAAGCTACCAGAACGGCTTTATGACGCCATTATTGCAGCGAAAAAAATCACCGCAAATGGTGCGACGGCCAGACAAAAGCAATTTATCGGCAAGCTAATGCGCGATGTCGATCCAGAGCCAATTAACGAGCTACTGGCTAAATTAGCAGGCCTTTCTGACAAGCACAGCGCTTGGTTGCATCGCTTAGAGCGTTTACGTGAAAGCATGCTGACCGACCCTAAAACTGTTGAAAATTTCGTTACCGATCATCCAACGGTAGAAATTCAGCAATTGCGCCAGCTGGTTCGTAATGCATTAAAAGAGCGTGAGCTACAAAAACCAGCCAAAGCGTTCCGCGAATTATTTAAGCTCATTAAGCAATATATTCCAGAGCCAGCCTTACCCGGCCTTGAAGTATCTGCCCCTGAAGAAGAAGACGAAGAATAA
- the pmbA gene encoding metalloprotease PmbA translates to MKVSEFSFDQQELCDLAAMVLEQAKNQGATACDVDVSEGYGQNVSVRLGEVETIEYNRDKGVGVTVYLGQQKGHASSSDFSPNAIKETVKAALAIARFTAADSFAGLPDADRLATSFPDFDLYHPWDLSVEGAIALATECEDAARGVDKRITNSEGASVSTGASRFVYANSLGFMGAECSSRYSLSAAVIAEDESGMQRDYWYSSARSHLDLDSAAAVGQRAGERSLRRLGARRVKTGEYPVLFEAPVASGLIGTFVQAVSGSSLYRKSSFLPDSLGQTIFAPCVSIKEDPFLKKGMSSGAFDAEGVATVARDVVSQGVLNGYFLSSYSARKLGMSTTGNAGGSHNLIVAPTHTFAQLLAELGTGLFVTELLGHGTNMVTGDYSRGAAGFWVKNGVIQYAVEEITIAGNLRDIFKNIVGIGDDSQPWSSRKVGSILVSKMTVAGE, encoded by the coding sequence ATCAAAGTGTCCGAATTTAGTTTTGATCAGCAAGAATTATGTGATTTAGCCGCTATGGTGCTTGAGCAGGCAAAAAATCAGGGCGCAACAGCCTGCGATGTGGATGTGTCTGAAGGCTACGGGCAAAATGTGTCGGTGCGTTTGGGTGAAGTGGAAACCATCGAATACAACCGCGATAAAGGCGTCGGCGTCACTGTTTATCTTGGTCAGCAAAAAGGCCATGCCAGCAGTAGCGATTTTTCACCCAATGCGATTAAAGAAACCGTAAAAGCCGCGCTGGCGATTGCCCGTTTTACTGCTGCCGATTCTTTTGCGGGCTTGCCGGATGCAGATCGATTAGCCACTTCTTTCCCTGATTTTGATTTGTACCATCCCTGGGATTTATCAGTAGAGGGCGCCATTGCCTTGGCTACTGAATGCGAAGACGCGGCTCGCGGCGTGGATAAGCGCATTACTAACTCGGAAGGGGCGTCGGTTTCGACCGGCGCGAGTCGCTTTGTGTATGCCAATTCCTTGGGCTTTATGGGGGCGGAGTGCAGCTCGCGCTATAGCCTGTCTGCTGCGGTGATTGCCGAGGATGAATCGGGCATGCAGCGCGATTACTGGTATAGCTCGGCCAGATCTCACTTAGATTTAGATTCGGCTGCCGCCGTGGGCCAGCGAGCAGGCGAGCGATCCTTACGCCGTCTTGGCGCGCGCCGCGTTAAAACCGGTGAGTATCCGGTGTTGTTTGAAGCGCCGGTTGCTTCGGGTTTGATCGGCACCTTTGTGCAGGCCGTTAGCGGTAGCAGCCTTTACCGCAAATCAAGCTTTTTGCCAGATAGCCTAGGACAAACTATTTTTGCGCCTTGTGTCAGCATTAAAGAAGACCCATTCCTGAAAAAAGGCATGAGCAGCGGCGCATTTGATGCCGAAGGCGTAGCCACCGTGGCGCGTGATGTGGTCAGCCAAGGCGTGCTCAATGGTTATTTCTTATCCAGCTATTCCGCACGTAAATTAGGCATGAGTACTACCGGCAATGCAGGCGGCTCGCATAATCTGATCGTTGCGCCGACTCATACCTTTGCTCAATTGCTTGCAGAATTGGGTACAGGCTTATTTGTTACCGAATTGCTTGGCCACGGCACTAATATGGTCACGGGTGATTATTCCCGTGGTGCTGCAGGCTTTTGGGTAAAAAACGGCGTGATTCAATACGCAGTAGAAGAAATCACCATTGCCGGTAATTTGCGTGACATCTTTAAAAATATCGTCGGCATCGGCGACGACAGCCAGCCTTGGTCTAGCCGCAAGGTCGGTTCGATTTTAGTGAGCAAGATGACGGTTGCTGGCGAGTAA